TCGCCCCCGTATTCGAACGTGGCGCCGTCGAGCGGAAGCTCGTTCACCCTCGCGCCTGGGGCATATGGCGACCTCAGCTTGACGGGCGGCACGGTGCTGCTGAAGACCGGAACCTACGTGTTCGCTGCCGGCGCGAAGTCGAGCGGCAGCGTGAAGCTCACGGGAAACGCGACGCTGGGCCTTGCGCCGGGCGAGGGTCCCGTACGCATCTTCTTTGCGGGAAGCTGGGATAGCACCGGCGGGGTCGTGGTGAACAACACCAGTTCGGCGTCCAATCTGTTGATTGCGGGGCTGCCTTCCAGCACGTCGGTGAGCCTCACGGGAAGTGCAAGCGCTCGATACGCGCTCTACGCGCCCACCGCCGACATCACCCTCACGGGAGCGACGTCGCTCGAGGGTGCGCTGATCGGTGCGTCTGTGAGGATGACGGGGGCCACGACCCTGCACTATGATCGCTCGCTGACACGCGCATCTGATTTCTCAAGCCAGACCGGCTGGGCGCTCACCGCCCTGCATCGGCAGTAGGGAGGACCCGTGTTCGGAAAGCGTATCACGGCGGCCATCGATATCGGCGCGCACACCTTCAAATATGTAGAGGTCGAGAGCGACGATGCTCGGGTGCGAAAGGCCTGGAGCGCGCCGCTGTGGCCGGAGCGTGAGGGGGCCACGCTCGATCTGCACGGCGACGACCTTCGCGCGCGCCTGCGTGACATCGTTCATCGCTTGCAGCGAGAAGTGACCCTGCCTCCCCGTGTCGTGACGGCGCTGCAAGGCACGGGCACCTGGCTGCAGTACCTCGACCTGCCGCTGCTTTCGGCTGCCGAGCGTGAACAGGCCGCGCGGGCTGCGGCCTGCAAAGCGCTGCCGTTCGCGCTGTCGCAGATGGTGATGTCGACGGTGAGCGTGCCGCCGCTGCGCGAAAATCGTGCCGGTGTGCTCGTCGTCGCCGCCCTGCGTGACCCCGCGCTCGCGCTCTCGACGGTGTTCGAGGCCTGTGGCATGAGCGTGCACCGTATGGAGGTGACGCCCCTGGCTCTGGCGCGAGAGTTCGGACGCAACCATCCGGAACGGACGCATGCATTCACCGCGCTGGTGAGTGTGGGCTTCAGCACCACCCATTTCGTGATTGTGCGTGAAGGGCTGCCGTACTTTGCCCGCGAGCTGGCCGTGGGGGGGCGCCATCTGATGCATGCCCTGCAGAAGGCCCATCGCTTCACCTGGGAGGAGACCGATCGCTGCTTCTGGGAGGGGGATCTCGGCACTGTGGGCCCGCCGTGCGAGCCGCCGCTGCGAGCGCTGCTGCACGAGGTGAAACGCAGCCTGACCCATTTCGAGGAGCGCTTCGCGCTGATCTCAGGAGTTGGGGAGCTTTGGCTGAGCGGCGGCTTCGGGCTCTGGCTTCCCCTTCGCGAGCGACTGGCAAAGGCGCTCGATGTAGCCGTGGAGGTCGACCGATGGGGCAGCGTGACGTGGAAGACCCGGATGCCGAACGAAGGGGGCGGTCTCTGGAAGGCCGCCGTGGGCATGGCCCTGGAGACCTGATGGAGATGGTTGTCGAACGTCGGTCTGACAAGGGGCAGGCGAACGATGTTGATCATCAGCCGCTGGCGTCCTGCGCGCGTCTCGATGATCGCGTCTGGGCGCGTCTCTTGCGCGGCGTCGTCACGGAGAGCGCCCTTCAGCTGGCCATCGATACGAGTTGGGGGGGACACGGCCCCATCGAGTACCTGCTGCGACAGCGCCTGGTTTCGTCTGATGCGTTGCTGGCTCTGCTGGGACGTCATTTCGGCTGCGCATTCGTCAATCTGCGCCGGTATGAGGCGGAGGCCGATGCGGTGGCTCTGGTGGGGGCGCCGGTTGCACGGCGGCTGCGCGTGCTTCCCCTGTTTCGGCACGATCGTCGGCTGCACGTGGCCATGGCAGATCCCATGGATCTCGCCGCCCTCGATTTCTTACGGTCAGCCACCCGCTGCGTTGTCGAACCGGTGGTTGCGCTCGCGTCGGACATCGACGACGCATTGAAGCGGCACTACCTCGATCGGGGAACAGCCGAGCAGGCCATGGTGGCCATCGCGGGATCTCGCGCGGAGGTCACCGAGGGCGCGACGGCGTCGGTGCTGCCCACCGAAGACGAAGACGCACCCACCATCCGCCTCATCAACTACGTGCTGACCCACGCCATCGAGATCAACGCCAGCGACATCCACTTCGAGCCGTACCCGAGCGAGTGCATCTTACGCTTCAGGGTCGATGGCATCTTGCACGACTTCCCACCACCGCCCCTCGACATGTATCCAGCGCTGGTGTCACGCATCAAGGTCATGGCGTCGCTCGATATCGCTGAGCGACGTCTTCCGCAAGACGGGCGTCTTACATTTGACGCGGGGGAGCAGCGCTACGATCTGCGGGTCTCCATCATTCCTGGGGTGAACGGCGAGAACGTGGTCATTCGCGTTCTCGATGCCGGAGCGGCGCGTGGGAACGTGGGTGATCTCGGCTTCGATGCCTCGCTTCAGGCCCGCTGGGAGCGTCTCATCACGCTGCCCTACGGCATGATACTGGTGACCGGTCCCACCGGCTCGGGCAAGTCGACCACCCTCTACACCACGCTGCGCAGCATCTACTCGCCGAGCACGAAGATCATCACGCTTGAAGACCCGGTCGAGTGCAAGCTTCACGGCGTGACCCAGCTGCAGATGAACCCGTCGGTGGGGTTCACCTTCGCGCAGGGGCTGCGCGCCATTCTGCGCCACGACCCGGACGTGATCATGCTGGGCGAGATCCGAGACCAGGAATCGGCAGAGATCGCCTTGCGGTCGTCGCTCACCGGGCACCTGCTGTTCTCCACATTGCACACCAATGACGCGCTTCAGGCCGTGACCCGTCTCGTCGACATGGGGATACCGCCGTTTCTCGTGCAGTCGTCGCTGAGCGGCGTGCTGGCCCAGCGCCTGGTGCGTCGCCTCTGTCCGGACTGTCGTGTTCCGCACGCACCGGAGCCTGCGGCGCTGCGCGCTGCTGGGGTTGACGAGGTGCCGACCGAGACGCGCATCTTTCGCGCGGTGGGATGTCAGGGATGTGGTGGCCTGGGGTATAAGGGGAGGGTTGGCATCTACCAGCTGTTCGAGATGTCGGCTGCGGTGCGCCGTCTATCGCCCGCCCATCTCACGGCTTCGCGCCTGCTCGAGGCCGCGCGGCTCCAGACGACCTTTCGCACCTTGCGAGAGAGCGCGTGCGACAAGCTCTTCGCGGGGGTCACGAGTCTCGAGGAGGTGGCGCGCCTGACGGTCGACGACCCGACGGTGGACGAGTGCTGATGCTGCGTGGGTCAGGGTGCAACGCGATGAAGAAACTGTGGGGAGCGTGTGGCGCATGGGCCAGTTCGAGTATGTGGTGACGAACACCGAGGGACGCCGATATATCGGCACACTCGTAGCCGTCGACATGGAGGCCGCGATGCGCAGCCTTGTCGACAAGAACCTCGTGGTGGCGAGAATCCAGCCTGTAGCGACGGGCTCGACATGGCAGCGTGTGCGCGATGCGCTCGGGCTGCCCGCGCGGTCGCCCTGGTCGTCGGAGGAGATCATCGCATTCACCCAGCAGCTCTGCGCCATGATCGAGTCAGGTGTGACTGTCAAGCAGGCACTCGACGTGATGACGGAGGATGCCGAAGATGGCGCTGGACGTCAGCTTCTGGTTGATCTGGCCACGCGGGTGAGCGCAGGAGAGTCGGTGACCGAGGCGCTCTCGGCCCATCCAGAGGTGTTCTCGCGTCAGTTTCTCGCCACGGTGAGCGCAGGGGAGACCGGCGGCAATCTCGCCGGCGCCCTCACCGAGCTTGCCGGGCTTCTTGAGAAGGCCGAGGCCCTTCGCCGCAAGGTCGCGGGGGCGCTGTACTATCCTGCGTTCATCACCATTGTGTCGGTCGCCTTTCTCACGCTCATGCTCGTGGTGGTGGTTCCGCGATATGCGGCGTTCTACGACACCCTCGGCGGAGACCTTCCTGCCTTCACGCAAGCGTTGCTTGGCTTCGGGCGCCTCGCTTCGAACGAGCTTCCGCTGCTTGTCTTCGGTGGGCTCGTGCTTCTGGTGCTCTGGGGCAAGGTGTCAAGCACCGAGCGCGGGCGTCTGGCCATCGACGGCCTGAAACTGCGCCTGCCCGGCGTGGGGACGCTCTTTCGACTGCTGGCCATCGCGCGTTTCTGTCGTACCTTGTCGAGTCTTCTCGGCTGCGGCGTTCCGCTCATGCAGGCATCCGCGCTGGTGGCCGATACCATGGGCAACGCGGCGCTCGAGAAGGCGGTGGAGCGTGTCCCGGTGCATCTGACGGAGGGGCGCGGCATCGTCGAGACGCTGCGTGCCACGGGAATCTTCACGCGCATGGCCCTGAGCATGATCGGCGTGGGCGAGCAGAGCGGTCGTCTCGATCACATGCTCGAGCGCATCGCGACCTATTATGAGGAGCGGGTCGATCACGCCGTGAAGGCCCTCACATCGCTGGTCGAGCCGCTGGTGATCATTGTGGTGGGCGCAGTGGTCGCGGTGATGGTGGTGGCACTGGTGATGCCGGTGTTCAATCTGGTGAACCTGTTCATGAAGTGAGACGGCGCGTGTGCGCCGATCTCGATCGCGCAGAGGTCTCGGGCGTGCTGCGCTTGTGTCAGGAGGAGAGATGCGTGTCGTCTACATCGTTGAAGATCTGTCGTCCATCGCATTGCGCATGGCCGACGTCGTTCGTGGGTTGGGGTGCGCCGTCGAGGTGTTTGCCGATGGCCTCGAGGCCTATGCTCGTATTCTCGAGCAGCCCCCCGCTCTGCTGCTGCTCGATGTC
This sequence is a window from Pseudomonadota bacterium. Protein-coding genes within it:
- a CDS encoding type II secretion system F family protein, with product MWRMGQFEYVVTNTEGRRYIGTLVAVDMEAAMRSLVDKNLVVARIQPVATGSTWQRVRDALGLPARSPWSSEEIIAFTQQLCAMIESGVTVKQALDVMTEDAEDGAGRQLLVDLATRVSAGESVTEALSAHPEVFSRQFLATVSAGETGGNLAGALTELAGLLEKAEALRRKVAGALYYPAFITIVSVAFLTLMLVVVVPRYAAFYDTLGGDLPAFTQALLGFGRLASNELPLLVFGGLVLLVLWGKVSSTERGRLAIDGLKLRLPGVGTLFRLLAIARFCRTLSSLLGCGVPLMQASALVADTMGNAALEKAVERVPVHLTEGRGIVETLRATGIFTRMALSMIGVGEQSGRLDHMLERIATYYEERVDHAVKALTSLVEPLVIIVVGAVVAVMVVALVMPVFNLVNLFMK
- a CDS encoding type II secretion system protein GspE, whose product is MGQRDVEDPDAERRGRSLEGRRGHGPGDLMEMVVERRSDKGQANDVDHQPLASCARLDDRVWARLLRGVVTESALQLAIDTSWGGHGPIEYLLRQRLVSSDALLALLGRHFGCAFVNLRRYEAEADAVALVGAPVARRLRVLPLFRHDRRLHVAMADPMDLAALDFLRSATRCVVEPVVALASDIDDALKRHYLDRGTAEQAMVAIAGSRAEVTEGATASVLPTEDEDAPTIRLINYVLTHAIEINASDIHFEPYPSECILRFRVDGILHDFPPPPLDMYPALVSRIKVMASLDIAERRLPQDGRLTFDAGEQRYDLRVSIIPGVNGENVVIRVLDAGAARGNVGDLGFDASLQARWERLITLPYGMILVTGPTGSGKSTTLYTTLRSIYSPSTKIITLEDPVECKLHGVTQLQMNPSVGFTFAQGLRAILRHDPDVIMLGEIRDQESAEIALRSSLTGHLLFSTLHTNDALQAVTRLVDMGIPPFLVQSSLSGVLAQRLVRRLCPDCRVPHAPEPAALRAAGVDEVPTETRIFRAVGCQGCGGLGYKGRVGIYQLFEMSAAVRRLSPAHLTASRLLEAARLQTTFRTLRESACDKLFAGVTSLEEVARLTVDDPTVDEC